The region ACATCCACCAGGAGCAACCGCTCCCGCCAGCGACGTCGCGCCTCAACTCAGACCTCGAAAAGCAGCATGTAgtgtcatcttttctttctagtCCTCCTGTTCTCTGCCAAAAGTGAAGGTGAGGAAGGTCAATACAGGGACCTTGAGATTTGCAGGTCTCTGAGAAAAGCGTATTAGCTCTTGACATTGCTATTGGCAGGAAAGAAATCTGTGCTAAATACCTGGATTTCTATGTTACCACGTATTAAGTGAGAAGTCACTTAAGGGTGCGGCTAATTAAAAAAGGACACTTGTTCCTGCCTTTAGACTCAAACCTCAGATGTTTCCCCACTGCTTCCCCTTGATAGGGAACCACTCCTTAATGGCTTTGGATACATTTAGGGAGACACGAAGAGCAAGGAGGCTCTTAGGGAAGATGTCTTTGAAAAGGACATGTGCTGTGTTGCTATCCTTGAACAATCTGATTTTAGGAAAGccaaaaggaagaaggaagaagagagtgAGACATTGCCTCAAGTGTCTGAAGACATCGATCGCGATATTGCTGCTGATTTAAGAGACTTGTTTGGACTTTCAaagaacaaaccagaaaaaacgGAGGACTATTGCTGCTGATTTAAGAGACTTGTTTGGACTTTCAaagaacaaaccagaaaaaacgGAGGACTATTGCTGCTGATTTAAGAGACTTGTTTGGACTTTCAaagaacaaaccagaaaaaactgAGGACATACTCTGGGACAAAGAGGATGCGCAGGACTCTGCCCCAGCTGACCATCTGGGACCTCTGCCTGCGAACGACGTAGCTCAGGAGTCGAGCactttcacttttccttctttggagACACACAGGAGTCGGGCATGAACGAAGGTAACAGCAGAACCCTTCTAAGGGTGCCGTTTCTAGGAAGAGCTTATGGCAGGCACTGCAGAGCAATACGGTGTAAAGAGGGTCAGGATCCGGGGGATTTTCAGCGGCAGAAGCCAGTAATTAGAAGCATTTTGATCTTCATTTCTACTTGCCAGGCTTGTGGTAGATTAACGAGAGGTAACTCGTGCTTGCATCTCAGGAGTTTTGAAAGGTGTGCTTTGAGAAGGCAGTGGGGTCTTTGCAGAGTGGTGAAAAAGCTTGTTGTCATCCCCTAAATTTCTCAAACAGGGAAAAAGGGGACACACCAGTCATGGCAAGTTTCACAGAACCCGAcaagatttcaaagaaaatgtgtgttaaTGTAGAGTGAAGAGCAAAACCCTGGAGCTGACCCCAAGATTCAAGAACATTTTATTAGTTACTGAATTCTGTTCTTGGACCTTTAGAAAATGGAAACTGAATGACACATGATCATTGGCGAGTCCTAACCTCAGATAAAATGAGGCCTTATGAAATTAAGATGAAACAATATTAAATCAAGCCACAGTCAcgtaggaaagaaaagaaactgtgtGAAGCTGTCCAAAAGATTAAAAACCCCAATGCAACAACACAAGGCAAcaagccccccccccccccgcctaCTTCTGCTGAATTCAGAAGGTAGGTAGTGTCTTCTGAATGCAGCCATAGGGGTTTAAGAATACGTAGGGGATCCCCAGAACAACGTGGAAAATACTGGAGCAGAGATTTAGCTCAGAAAATCTGAGGGGAGAAGATTCTGTCCTCCTTAAATCTGCCTTCTCCAAGAGAAGTATTTCACTTGAAAGGGGGAATTTCTCCTTGCAAGTAGAGGAATAACCCGGTTATtccagcttgctttcttttttggtgCTGTTATTGCAGAGCCTTACATACTTGGACCAATAAAACCGGTAAAAGTCACATGGCAAGAGGATCCACGTTTCCAAGACAGCAGTTCCGAGGGTGATGATGAGCCCGAGACATCAGAAATTGGAAAGGACCAAGAAATGCAAGTTCCATTTGTATTTGTTGTCTCCTTGGTTGCAGTAGTTGGATGCTGTGGGCATATTAAGAGCAGCACTCAGGAAACGGGAAACGGACATTGCACACCTCTGAGCGGTGAAAGTCACCCTGGAAAACCTTTTGTGCTGCACAGAGTCAAAACTCCCAGCAGCCCATTTGGTGTGAAGTTGAATatgaaaagagagaagtggaGCACAAGAAATTAACTGGGTCGTTTTGGTTTGACCACAACCAAACGGAGTTTGGCCAAAAGCCAAAGACAcagtcagttttcttttaaaaagcgGGGTTTTTGATAGAAGGCTGTATTTGGTTACTGCGGAGTAAAGCTCTTCAAGGCTGACCATTTCTCTGAAGCGCTACAGCTTTAACTCGCGTTCATGGAATTTGATAGTGCCTTTTAGGATGCTAAAATCCCTTTGTACTTGTCTAGGTTTCTTTCTTTACCCCACACGGAAAGTGCTagagttttcttcttctccaaagATGATGAACGCCCAAGAGGTACAACAGAACTTATTCACcccttttgtatttttttccttttaaactctTACTGGaattcagtgaggaaaaaatgccGCCCGCTTATGAATGTTTTGTAGTCAACATTTGCCATCCTTACTCGGGGTCTAGGCTGTGGTAGAAGCCCGCGAGGAAGTCCTGGCAAAATAAAGGCTGAGCAGCTGtctggctttcttttcttccagataaTTGCTTAATAAGTGTCTGGACTTCTGGAGCTTACCAAAAAAATAGTCACTGGACAAGTTGCCTAGACATTTCGGACCCTCCTTTCAGGCATGTATATCATCTTTaactttttcctgtcttttctgctGTCATCATTAAGAATGTTGAGTATTTTTATCAGCCACATATGCAGCCTGTGTGGTTCTTTGCCCTCGTGAATcttggtttttctcttctgaatccagtgaaattttgtatttaaaaacaaagaaaacaacaacaaaagaaaacatacacaGCCCTAAAACATTCCACAGGCCACCAAAAGGATGGCTTGTTACATTTGATAGAATATAGCATTAGGACAGGCTTAAAGGATGTTTGTTTCTTGAGACTTACTAGGTAACTCTGATGCAATGTACTGATGTGTTCATACAGTTACTGTCCTGCGTGCTTCCAGCCTGTCTGATTTACAGCGCGTGTTAAAATGGAGATCTCAGTCGTCCGCAGCCATCAGTTTTGGGGGGAGATGTGGGATCCCGGTGTTGGGCTTTTACTGGAACAGCTGCTATTTCACTGCAATCTAGATTTCAGCACGTTCAGgagaactgctgctgcctttcattTTTCGTAGTACACGAGGCTGTAACACAGACCATTTCTATTGGAGCCCACGTGTGgtggtggggggaagagaaTAGGAAGGACGCGAAGAATAGGGCTGCTGACTTTATTGCTGTGTTGCTCATGAGTGTTCCAAGCAGCAGCATAATCAGAAGTGCTTAACGCTTATAATTGGTTCTTTGTTTTGTGCAGAGGGCCCAAAGTTATTTTGTAGATCAACAGAGCCCAGTGAAGAGAAAGACGGTTGGGAAGACAGACGTAGATTGTTGCTTGAGGTGAGTAGGTAACGTTTGTTCCCTGGTAACTGTGGCTGAAAGCTGAGCATGAGGAGGGAACACGGCTATGAATCTGcatgagaaattaattcaggACCTGGACAAGAGCCTGAAACTTTGTAATTACCAGAGAACAAAAGTGGTTTAGTATACTGGTTGTGATGTCACTCAGGTAAACCACTAAATCTCTGTATGTTACAGGACCAGCTATTTAACTGCATGTAAAGAAAGTGTTCAAGAGAAACAGTGAATTTAGAGACTTCTCCTAGGAGTGGATTCAGAGACTTCTCCTAATAAGACGTTAGATTTTCACTATTTTCTGGAATGCCGAAGGAAGCATAAGGAcgccaaaagaaaaaaagtgaaagtaaagcaataaacatttttttctgatgagaaGCGTGTCATGTTTCTTCCTTGAAGAAGCTGCCAAACAGTGTTACTTTGGAAATCCTTTCCAAGATCTAATAGGAAAAACTCTGGGCAAACCCTGTTAGGCAGTGTTTGTGAGCTGGGGCTGATGGCCTCGGCTTCTGGGGAGGCACAGGAAGGCTCCAGTCCTGACTGGCTGGGCAGGCTGGGGCCATTGAGCTCTGCCTCATCCCTGGGGGCTGcaagggaaagcaggaaggtCAAGGGCCCCCCAagccagggccagggccaggccaggccagagCGGTGCCCTCAGCCCTCCAGGAGCGGACGGGCTCTGCcaagcccagcctgggcactgcccccagcccagggacaccCGGGTGCTTTGCCTCATACCCGTGCCCAGACCAGCACAGCTGTCACActcccagctggctgtgctgtttcTCAGGCCGGAGCAGCGCCTGTGAGTGACCTCGGCAGcggaggagcagcacaggagcagatCCCAGGGcctggggaagaaggaggttCATGGCGCTGAGGACAAAGTGTCAGAGCTCGGGATTGTCCGGCTGAGCTCTTCTGGCTCCTTCTGCTTCCAGCCCTTGCCGAGACACGGGATCACTACAGAGCTCTGGGTGCCACTTCCCAACTTGGCCCTCCTCcgctgcctcctccctgcctcctggaTAAAGGCACTCCCTGGCATTGCACCAGCTGTGCCTCCCTCCTAGTTCAGTGAAGGCATCCTTGTCCTCCCAAGGTGCCTCTCCCATGGAGACAGGAAAATTGATGAACTCCTGCTGCCCCGGCATCAGGCAGGCGCAGggtgtccctgctcctcaccccttGCTTGCCAGGGGTCTCGCTGATTGTTCTAGAAGCCATTGATCTGGATTTTCCAGGAGCATGTTTGCAAAGACATGAATGAGAAAAGGCCAAAAGAACGGTTTGTGCTTCTCTTCTAGTTGTTTtttacaatatatttatttgctaGTAGGAAAGCATGGACCAAACTGGCAAAAGTGCCTTTCATGTGGGAAAAGCATCCCTCCTGCATTTGACTTCTGAGTGGAGGACTGTGTCAAGCTCTCCCAGTCAGATGCACACAGAAAACTCCCACTGAATTCTCTGGGTTTCCATCGGAGTCAGTGTAAAAAGTTGGGCAGGCGACTGCCAGGGCCAGGAGCCCTGGAGTGGCACTGCATGAGCAGCCCCTTTCTGCCAACAGTGCCACCCTCGATGGCTGCCCCAGGGCCTGGCATTTGACCCTGCACTTGCTGCAGGAACCCCTGCCCTGGTTCCACTCTGACCAAAGGCTCGGACCCATCTCAGAACCTCGGTTCCCAATTGGGCAGCCTCAAATGGGTGGCGTGGGACTGAGGCCATCGTTGCCCCTATTTTGGGTGCGCGTTGCTGATGTCAGAATGGCCATTGTGACCCGTGCGACCAAGGCCCCcgccatgtggtcctgggagaggtgccctggggggaggcacgaggtttccctgcccctggtcagcctcgttccccattggttgtttcgtgttcccctgtgcgggcaaggaccctcgggtcccgtgactgtaGGAgctcctcggcagagccccggccatgtggctggagaaataaacatctctctgaaacatctatcaagaatcagtccatatatatttcttttccacgggcgTCTTGTTTATACGtcgtgttacagtaatcccccCTGTAATACAGAAGCACAATCCATTgctgtagagggattccttgtggaatataGGATATCCCAGGAGAccttgggcatcccagggctgttgcagaagtacccctgacggggcctcaggctgaaaacaggcttgcaaggcacctgctagctggcagccttgaacagccttgggaaaaggtatacactggtcagctcccccgctgcttagaggctttctcatgggaaaggggcgtgaactttggaaaaagtataacttggtgtaACGGAACAATAAAACgggagcacgatgctcaaattGTATTGGTGTTTGTAtcgtgactctggctggattcccctgctcccaggaccACCCCCCCTGCAACACATTGCCTGTGAAAGAACATCTGCACCTGGGAAGAAGCAGCAAGGATTTTCACAGTAGTCACTGTAAATATCCATCTGTAATTAATATCTCCAACCCCACAGTGATATGGTATTTTGAATTCTATTCTTCACCAATAAAACCACTGTGAGCATAAACCTTCATGTTGGATCCTTGATTTTAGATATGTTTATGTAATCCTGGGAACAAGAAGGTCCAAATTGCTTTGAATCCAGTCAGAATTGTTCCTAGAACTGGGCCAGCAAAGAGTTTGGTTCTTATTCATCAAAACAATTGCTTTTGGCTTACATACAATACATTTCAATTCTTTTACTTAACAAAAACCAGACAGGTGTAACTGTAAACGTGAGAGAACCCAGTATCCAAACAGTTCATGCAATCCAGTTCCAGGGCTGCTGAACCATCATGTAAAATTCCCCACAAAAAAGTCTTCTCAGGCATGCCCTAAGGTGACCTGTCTACATGAGAAAATGATAGTGCATTTAGAAAACATTACTCAAGCACTTGTAAAAAATTACAAGTGCtcactaaaatatttacatattaatatattattttaatattatacaAATTGATATTTATCAGGCCTTCACTACATCACAACAACCCTCAGAGCAGAtagcatttaattttctctagTCAGGTGAGttacttctgctgctgtttttgaAGGGGTatctgaagccttctcttcctaTGAGCTCCTATATAATAAAGTCTCACCTTTTTGCAGTAAGAGCTCCATAATTTCTGTATGTCCCAACTGTGCAGCCAGGGCAAGGGGTGTGAGCCCATATCCACTGCGGGGGTCAGGATCTGCTCCAGAATCCAGGAGAAGCTGCaccagagccttcctgcccagTCTGGCTGCCTCATGCAGAGCAGTTCTCTCATGGACACAGCGCAAATTCACTCTGGCACCAGATCGTAGCAACGAGGAGGCAATGTCATAGGAATCAAGTTTAATTGCTGTAGGACAACAAGCAAGGAATCAGACAGGATGCTGTTCACTGCTATTCTGTGCACAATGGTTGCTGTTACATGGCAGCCCAGGAAAGCTGTTCCTGGCAGTGCTATTTATACAAGGAGAAATGCCACCCTACATTGAAGGGTTTAACTCATCAACAAGTCTCTTCTTTGCTTCCAGGACAGCACTAAGTATACAAATGAATAATTTCGTGGgaatctctttttctctctgtacattttttctctgctgcatttgGTAATGGAACAAAGCTCTCCTTGCCACTAGATGGAGACCACATCCAGGGCCTTGGTGCTCAGGAGCTGCCACCAGACTCTGTTTAATCTCCATAAGAGTCACCATAATGTGAAACAAAGCTCATACTGACTGTTTCATATGCTGCCTTAGCTTAATAAGCCTGAACTCTTAAGTCAGTGAGGatcttaaaagagaaatttgcaTTAGCTCCAGTGGGTGGAATGATTAGGCAATacccttccctccttctccctttgaTCTTCCAGGCTGTGCAGGATAGAGTGTGTCCTTCAGCAGGACAGATTAGGCTGAGCAGCTTCACGTGCCACAGCTGCTTGAACACCAGTGACAGCATTCTGTGATAGAAACTGTGATGTCCCATTATCTGTAacctgcacagctgctttaGATAAATCCCATGCATCCCCTTCTTGGGGGATGGTGCATTTTAATGTCATGCACTTCAAAAGTATCTAGGAGTTccctacattttttttaagcagatgGCCCTGACTTGAAGCTGCAGCCATTTCACAAGGATGGACTGAGGGTCCTACAGATGATTGGTaggcttttttctcctcctttaacaatagttttgaaaaagaaaacacccttccaatacagaaaaatgtatggGATCATCCAAGAAACTTAGAGTGTTCCTTTAGAATTCAGACAATGAGAACACACTTTACTTTTTTCAGTTAGATTCAGTAAGAATGAAGGCATCATAACCCAGActgagggaagcagaagaaatgaacacagaacacttctggaaaacattttggaaaaatatgGTTCTTTGACAAATCAAGAATTACAGTTCTTGTGCATGATCAAATTAAAGTGGCATTCACACAAAGAGTGTGGGTATGAGACTATACTAGGACTATACTAGGTATGGGGTCTTATTCctaaattacaaaatattaaagagaAGCAAACAGAGAATGTCAGCCTGTCTCCTTCACTTGTCAGCTTTGGACTAATGCCAGCAGTGTCTAAATAGGGACTGTTTAGAGACTTTGCACTCTGCATACTGCAGATACATGAGGCTGGTTGGCTACAATTCTTGAAAATTAAAGCCAATTACCACGGGTTTTGGAGAAAGGGAGGCTGATGCAATCAAGGAGATACCATGTGGACAGAGAATATCAATGTTTTATGCCTGCAGACATGAAGAGCAGTGATAGCATGAAGAAGCAGAAGGACTTGTTACCTGGCATCACTGCAGAAATGATGCCAAGCAAAACAGAGGATGACACTCTGCACTTCATGGAGAAAGCTAATTATCATGTGAGAAAAACAGACAGGGACAGACACATTCAGTGCTTAGATTAACAAGTTTTTTCTCCttatagcaaaatattttaggcATTGAAGTCAAATATGTCGCACTGAAGCCTAAAATGTGTAACTATATTCTCACCTCATTCCCTCACCTCTCCACCCCTAAAAACAGTATTCACCTATAAGTAAAGGAGAATCTCCCTCTTCATTTTTAACATTGGGATTGCAGCCATTGAGCAGGAGAAAGTGGACATTGTCCACAAAACAGTTTCTTACTGCCACCAAAAGAGGTGTTTCCCCTTTGAGAGTGGTCTGTTCCCACGTAATGTCACGGGACgctgaaacacagaaaagcagaacacatTTGAAGTTGAATGATTCATCAAACTTTGCTTTGTAGAACTTTTTGGTGGAAAACTAGAAGGACTTTGTACCTTGTAAAGTTATTTCAAGGATGTTCTTATttagctgtgctgcagcttcaTGCACAGGAAGCCAGCCTTGCTGATCTGCTTCTTCAAAAGCAGAACTGTGCCTCACCAATTTCTTCAAGGCCTCCTCTTGGCCTGTTATATTTTAACACAGACACATATCCCATTACTCATCACAAGACAAAATTCAGGCAACTAATACATTGAGTGCCATTTATCCCACCAGTGTATCttgctcattttaaaagaaaggccTGGAGTTTTCCCCTAATTTCAGGAGACAAAGCACTGGAATTTCTGAAGGGGGTAACACTTGAACCCATCCCACTTCCATGATCATCTAATAAGTTAGCTTTTGGATGTCTTGGTTTTAGTTTCCATACTCCTCCCAAGACTATATAAAGAAAAACTGCCCTTAAATCAGGTGATCAAATAAAATGTAGGCATTGCTCAGCCATTCCTGGGATATAGGCTTAGAGTGGTGTATTTGTACTTAACTGTCCGAATTGCTGCAATGATCTGCCCATGTTCTTTGCTTGCAGTATACTGGAAACTGCATAAACAGGACAAGAATAAAATGAGAAGTGAAAATTCATGTGAAGTTCAGGATATAATTATACCTTAATTTCAATACTCAGATTTACAAGACATGTTAGATTTCTCTAAGGTACATTGGTTTGGTGAGGGTTTAACAcattgaaacactttttttgttgGTCTTTCCTGACAcaataaatactgaatttttcacACAAAAGCCAACAATTAAATGCTAAAATGAGGGGAAGGTCCCATACCAGTCTAATTTTACATCACCTACTTATCTTTTTCATAAAGCCTTATACTAATTAAATATTGATGTAAAACATCATCTGAAAGTTTCATACATCCCATGTTTTCAAGGAAACAGGTACACTTTTCAGGGTACCAGTGCTTTCCAGTATCCATGAGACAAGGTCAGCACAATACAACACATGTAgttacaaaggaaaataaggtcTACTAAATGCTTACAATAATGACCAGAAAACACCCCAAATAGAAAGAATAACTTATTACCTTTCAATCTCTGTTGCACTGCCACTTGTTTCAATTTTATACCTATCTTGTAAGCTTTCCTGAATAGCTCGTTGGGTAGGGATTTCCTCATCAGAATCACCAATCATATACACAGAAGTATTCATTGCAAATCAGCACAACATGGATCACTTTTGTAGGGAAACACTGCTTTTTAATTAGAAGCAGATGTTAAATCTTCAGGTTAGATCTGGAGTAATAGAAATAGCAATCACTGTGTCAGTgtaaagagaaatgaaaagcagttaaATAAATGACTATGTTATTATATGCTTAAGCAGTCGTGCTGTTCTTGGCATACTCACAATCTCAGATGTTCTGTTAGGCTCAAACCTCTCATCTGTTTTACCTCATCAAAGCTTCCACTTCTGTCTTTCAAAAGAGTTGgcctgaaaaaacaaaacaaaacaaaactacagggcaaggtaaaaaaaaaaaaaaaaaaaagtaaaactggaAGCAAATAAATACCGTGGCAAAACGAATGAGCACAGGAAATTTAAGGAAGTTGTCAACATGCCAACTACAAAGCTTGGAATAATTCTAGAAACATCTTAAAGTTGGGCAGCAGTAATTCACAGCAAACCTGCGTCATTTAATTTGTTACCTGATCCACCTAATGTGATTACAAGGCCTTGCTCTGTAATTGCACATGtagcaaaaaagagaaatatattaGCAACATATACAGCAAGAAACTGTTAGTAATTGAGTTATGTACTCAGTGAGTACATAAACATCTTAAATctagatgacttttttttcctaaagataCTACCAATTTTCCTATGAACTGAGAAAATACACTGGGTTTCCTCACCTGAAAGAGGGAAGACCTCAGCCTTTGAGGAAGCGATTATTAAGTTGAAAGTGACATTTTCAGGATTGCAAACAACCTCTGCAGAGCCCATGTCCATTAATAGCTCACTATAAATACCTGATCATAAGATACTCTGGGACTTTCTCCACGTTTCTTTCACACACGTCAGTTATGTTTAATAATCTGACCAAACAAGTGGTGCcagcaaaagaaggaatttaaaGGCCAGTTTTCTTGCAACaatgcttttgatttttgaaataaGAATTTCAGAACTATAGCAGTAAGTACTacactgtgaaaagaaaattctttagTGCTGTCCTAGGAGAGCAAACTGAAGGTGGTGTTAAGAGCTTGCTTAAGAGTGAGACAgcagaaaaactaaaacaataaaagtaaacataaacaagcaaataaaaatcaaacaaaaactctattaaaattattacagGTTTCTGATTCCTTAATCACAATTTgcattaatataaataaaaaagcaagtgaaaaataaacataaagtttttaaagggaaaagcagTTTCAGAAAGCCAGACTTACACTGGTCTAACACccaaaaagcagggaaatgggGGACACAGATGCCCAGTTGTAATAGTGATGGTAGGATGGAGTGGGACCTTTATGTGCTTCACTTATTCCTACCGTATTTTATGGAGGGATCCATACACAGAATTAATGATGGCTGTATCTGAATGCAAGGTGGAAACAGTTCTTTGCTAGAGGAGATCAGGAAAGAATGCtccagtaatttttaaaaactatttttaaagaaaacaaaagtgcaGAATCAAGTTTATCACCTGTAATGTTTCTCTCAGCACAGGCtactttcattttccatgaaaatatgttttgtgaTATTCAACTAATGCACAAAATGGATGTTCACACTTTAATAATATTCCCAAGGGCTAAAATCCCAGCTGTATTGCTTACAGATTGTAAAGATGGtcataataataatacataCTCAAGTCAAAAGCTTGAGGGTCAGAAAGTATTTGTATGCCCTCTTACAATACAAAAACGTCCAGATGTTTCTTTTACACACTAAGTTCCACTTCCTCTCTAAGCCAACAAAGAGAACAAGATGGTGTGAAGTCTGTATGTGAACTGTCCACAGTCAGTCATCCAGCTGGCACAGCAAGGCTACGCCTCTCTTGATCCAGTGCTGGACTGGCTGGTCCGTGTTGAGCTTCAAAGCAATGACGAAGTTGGTGGAATGCCCAGTAGTGGATAAGACCCCTTTGCGCTCACTTGTCTTGTAGAGTGGGCAAACATAGGCATTAGACTCCTTTATGTCCGATTTTAcagcttcaaaaaaacccaaaataatgCATTACATTCAGCAGATCGATTTGGCAGAAACATAATCTACATGCAAACGTTAAGTATTTACAGTAACACCTTTACaggtaaataaaaatgcaaaatggttTTGCAAGCAATAGAACAAAATTACctggttttcttcttgtgtggtttgtttggttCTTAAACCCAACTAATTTAGCTACAGTTTGTGTTC is a window of Corvus cornix cornix isolate S_Up_H32 chromosome 12, ASM73873v5, whole genome shotgun sequence DNA encoding:
- the LOC120410676 gene encoding ankyrin repeat and SOCS box protein 14-like isoform X1 gives rise to the protein MNTSVYMIGDSDEEIPTQRAIQESLQDRYKIETSGSATEIESFQYTASKEHGQIIAAIRTGQEEALKKLVRHSSAFEEADQQGWLPVHEAAAQLNKNILEITLQASRDITWEQTTLKGETPLLVAVRNCFVDNVHFLLLNGCNPNVKNEEGDSPLLIAIKLDSYDIASSLLRSGARVNLRCVHERTALHEAARLGRKALVQLLLDSGADPDPRSGYGLTPLALAAQLGHTEIMELLLQKGETLLYRSS
- the LOC120410676 gene encoding ankyrin repeat and SOCS box protein 14-like isoform X2, whose protein sequence is MNTSVYMIGDSDEEIPTQRAIQESLQDRYKIETSGSATEIESFQYTASKEHGQIIAAIRTGQEEALKKLVRHSSAFEEADQQGWLPVHEAAAQLNKNILEITLQASRDITWEQTTLKGETPLLVAVRNCFVDNVHFLLLNGCNPNVKNEEGDSPLLIAIKLDSYDIASSLLRSGARVNLRCVHERTALHEAARLGRKALVQLLLDSGADPDPRSGYGLTPLALAAQLGHTEIMELLLQKDRSP